The genomic stretch CAAACTTAAATTACATTGTTAAAGATCATCCTATTTTTCGCAACAACTGTGTCACTTAAATTGGACGGGAATTATAGAACTTTTTTCTCTCTTTGTCAAGAGGATTTACTTTAAATAAACTTAAATTTGTTAATTTATGGTTTGATGTTGTAATTCTAGGTTAAATGAGTTAAATTAGACTATATTCTTTTAGTCTAAAAATGAAATTTTATTTTCATTAGTAAATATACATCACATTATAGATACTCTTAAAAATTGCATACTAATATAGTTATAATATGATATAATAAGTACTAATATAAGAGATAAAGGCTATTTATTATGACAAAAGAAAGTTTTATTGCAAGACTTAAAGAATTAAATTTATCAAGCAAAGATTTTTCCACAATTGCAGAGGTACCTTATTCTACTATTGGTAATTGGGGATTTAAATCAAATGATAAGATAATACCTGTTCCTAAATGGGTAAGTCCATTTTTAGTACATTATGAAAAATCTATTAAGTATGATTATATAAAAAATGAAATATTTGATGTTATGAAAGAATTGGAGAAGAAATAGATATGTTTGGTAAGTATTTATATATAACAAGAATCTTTTTATTTTTACTTTATTTTATTACTCCTATGTTTATATTTATTAATGCTCAAACTAAGTTAGAATATTTTATTGCTTTTTCTATTTTAATTATGGGCTTTGCTTTAAACTATCTTATTAACAACGTAGGCAATAGGAAAGTTATTGAGTTTTTAGAAAGGTGGCTTTAGAAATTGTTTTAAGTGATTAAATTTAAACTACTTTTTCAATTTTATTCTATACTAAATATAGGTTAAAAAAGGAATATTTTAATAATTGTGAGTTTATTACTTTAGAACAAAAACTTCACTAATATTTTATCTGTATTAGTGATTATATATGATACGAAGGTTACAGATTAGAAAAAAAAATATCAAAATATAATCTTTTCATTCTCATTAAGATATTTGTACTTTAAAAATACATTATTTTTTTTAATATATTCTGCTGTAGTATGCGATATATGCATTAGAAAAGCATTTTTAACTTCAAGTTCATCTATTATTTGGCTCGCTTGTAAATAATTTAAATGATTTCCTGTCTTCTTTCTTTCATCATAGCAAGCATCAATAAACACATAATCTAATGAAAATGATTTTAGAAATTCCATACTTGTTTTACTAATTCCAGCGCAATCAGTTAAATAAGCAATTTTAGTATCTTTGTATTCAATTAAATATCCAAAAGTATTTTTTGAGTGCTTTAACGGAATTGTAGTAAATTTTATTTCATTTATTATTGTTTGACTAAAAGGCTTTATTTCATTATAAAAAAGCGAATGTTTATGTTTAAATAAATCAGAGAACCCTTGTTCATCTTTTGGATGGTAACAATTAATATTATCAAAGGAATGTCTAAGTCTTAAAAGACCTAAACAATGATCTGCATGAAAATGAGTAAGAAAAATAGCTGATATTTTTTTATTGTCAAAAATATTTGAAATATCTTCGACTCCTGCATCTATTAAAATAACCTTGTCTTCAATTTCTAAATATGCACAAGTTGATAAATTTCTCATATTATTACTTCTATATTCAGAACAAATAGAACAAGTACAATTATGTACAGGAATACCTGCACTATCTGCTGTTCCTAAAAATTTTAGTTTCATAGTTTACCTTTTTTCTTTTTCAGTTTTTCCAATATCAATCAATTTTATTAAAAAAACTGCAATTACAGTAACAATACTTAAGAAAATTGTTGAAAAAGTTCCACCTAGGGTTTCTAACATTAAAGCAAAAGTAAAAGGAACCATTGACATAACTATTAATCTAACATGATTTATTTTCCCCATAGTTTTTCCAAACCCCTCTTTTCCAAAAAGATATAAGGGTAATGTTCCTCTGACTATATCACTTAGGCCTTGACCTGCTCCATAAAGTATTACAAAATATAAAGCAGCATTTAAATTATATCCACTAAATAATAAACATAAAAGTCCAATTGCCATCATTGATATTGAGATACTTGCAGTTAACAAAGGTGTTGCTTTTGAAGAAAAACTCATAAGTAATATTCTTGAAAAAACTTGTGCTGGTCCAATTAAGGTTCCAAGAGCAATAGCAACACTTGCTTCAATACCAAAACTTTTAAATAATGATAAAAATTGTGTTTGCATAGCAGTAATAGGAATTGCAATTAGTGAGAAAGCAATAGATACTAATAAAATTGATCTTTTTTTATTACTACCTTCTTGATAAATACATTCTTCAAAACTTTTTTCATCAAAGTTTTTATTGTCAATTTTTAGATTCTTTTTCAGGACAAAATAATGAATAGGTAAGGCTAAAAAGAAATGAAATAGTGCAAGTATTTGATAAACCTCTCTCCAAGAAACAAGAGTTAAAAGATAGGATATTAAAGGCCAAAAAATTGTTGAAGCAAAACCTGCTATTAATGTAATTTGAATAATAGGAAGTTTTGCTTTAGTTCCTACTAATTGAGAAAAAGCTACAAAAGCTGCTTCGTATAAAACAAGTATTGAAACAGATTCTAAAAATAACATAGCTAGAATAAATTCTAATTTTGAAGTAATTAAAGATAATAAAAGTAATCCCATACCACAAAGAATTGAGCCTATACTCATAATTATTCTTGCACCTTTTTTATCTAAAAGTTTTCCAATAATAGGAACTAGAAAACCTCCTAATAAGATTCCCACAGATAATACACCAAAGATAAAAGAGTTTGTCCAGTTAAATTGTTTGGATAATTCTTCTGACATTATTGTAATAGAATAATACAAAGTACCATAACCAATAGTCATAGTAGTTCCAAGTCCTATAACAGATTTAACAGAGCCTTCAATAAATAATCTTGATAACAAACTAGTCCTTTATTCATTTTCTATTTTATTAAGTAATGCATCAAATCTTTGTATTGATTCTTTTAAAGAAGTAGAATTATCAAAATTAATTAAATTCTTTGCTTCTATTTTCTCATAACTACGAGATAATCTTTTTTCAATTTCTTCTTTTGTTTCTCTTCCACGAAAAATTAGTCTTTGTTTTAGTATTTCTTTTGGAATTGTTATATTAATTGTATACACATTATCATATTGTTCTTCAAAATCTTTAATTTTAGACCTTGAAATTGATATAACATTAACTCCTGTTGTAATAAGTCTTTTTGCAATACCATAAGAATTACCATGAGCATTCCAAGATGAAGCAAAATATGAATTATGTTTTAATAACAAAAAAGCATACTCATCTATATAATAATTGCTTTCATTTAAATCTGCTTTTCTTGTTATGTATCTTTGAACAAAGTTTAACTTAGAACTTAGTTTTTCTTGTGAAGAGCGTAAAAGTGTATCTTTACCTACTCCACTTGGTCCAACAATCAATATAATTTTTGTTTTCATTTTCCCTACTTTAAATATTTATACTTCTTAAAATAATCTAGTTAGTACTAAAAATTAAAACCTCTAATTGCATTATAAATTGATTCTCCATCTTTAATTGTCAAAACAACTTTTGGAATATATGTATCATCAATTACAATAATATCAGCTCTTTTACCTTCTTTTATAATACCTCTATCTTCCAAGTTTGCGTATGTTGCAGGAGTTGATGTTATCATTGAAAAACCTTTTGCAATATCTAAATTAGCATCTTCTTTCATTCTATAAACAGCTTGAAGCATTGATGTTGGATGGTAATCTGAGCATAAGTATTTACATACATCTTCTTTTACTAAATCAATTGCAGCAATATTCCCACTTTGACTTCCTCCTCTTACAATATTAGGAGCTCCCATACCAGTTGCTATTCCTTTTGAAACTGCATATTTTGCAACTTCTAAATCTAAAGGAAATTCAGAAATTTGAACACCAAGGCTAAGTAAACCATCAAGTTTTTCAATACAATCATCATCATGACTTAATAGTGTTAAATTATGCTCTTTTGCATATGAAACTAATTCATTGATTTTTTCTTCATTCTTATTTAACTTTTTACTAACAACATCATTAATTTCTTCTTCGTTTAAATTGTAA from Poseidonibacter antarcticus encodes the following:
- a CDS encoding MBL fold metallo-hydrolase; amino-acid sequence: MKLKFLGTADSAGIPVHNCTCSICSEYRSNNMRNLSTCAYLEIEDKVILIDAGVEDISNIFDNKKISAIFLTHFHADHCLGLLRLRHSFDNINCYHPKDEQGFSDLFKHKHSLFYNEIKPFSQTIINEIKFTTIPLKHSKNTFGYLIEYKDTKIAYLTDCAGISKTSMEFLKSFSLDYVFIDACYDERKKTGNHLNYLQASQIIDELEVKNAFLMHISHTTAEYIKKNNVFLKYKYLNENEKIIF
- a CDS encoding MFS transporter, which codes for MLSRLFIEGSVKSVIGLGTTMTIGYGTLYYSITIMSEELSKQFNWTNSFIFGVLSVGILLGGFLVPIIGKLLDKKGARIIMSIGSILCGMGLLLLSLITSKLEFILAMLFLESVSILVLYEAAFVAFSQLVGTKAKLPIIQITLIAGFASTIFWPLISYLLTLVSWREVYQILALFHFFLALPIHYFVLKKNLKIDNKNFDEKSFEECIYQEGSNKKRSILLVSIAFSLIAIPITAMQTQFLSLFKSFGIEASVAIALGTLIGPAQVFSRILLMSFSSKATPLLTASISISMMAIGLLCLLFSGYNLNAALYFVILYGAGQGLSDIVRGTLPLYLFGKEGFGKTMGKINHVRLIVMSMVPFTFALMLETLGGTFSTIFLSIVTVIAVFLIKLIDIGKTEKEKR
- a CDS encoding alpha-D-ribose 1-methylphosphonate 5-triphosphate diphosphatase, giving the protein METILRSKNVLINEEFVPADIVIQGEFIKRIDKYKENEVAIDLGDKKIAPGIVDLHSDAIEKEIEPRHGATFPVSLAIAELDKKLSMAGITTMFHAIGFEDNPKKKRSIDLAIEQIKEINKANKKHLGVDNFVHARFELSSEEAVEPIKEVIKNAMVKMLSLMDHSPGQGQFKSLESFKTYYENYYNLNEEEINDVVSKKLNKNEEKINELVSYAKEHNLTLLSHDDDCIEKLDGLLSLGVQISEFPLDLEVAKYAVSKGIATGMGAPNIVRGGSQSGNIAAIDLVKEDVCKYLCSDYHPTSMLQAVYRMKEDANLDIAKGFSMITSTPATYANLEDRGIIKEGKRADIIVIDDTYIPKVVLTIKDGESIYNAIRGFNF